In the genome of Panicum virgatum chloroplast, complete genome, the window TTCTTCTTGACCAAATTTGTAACCCTCATTAGCAGACTCGTTTTCAGTGGTTTCCCTGATCAAACTAGAGGTTACCAAGGAACCATGCATAGCACTGAATAGGGAACCGCCGAATACACCAGCTACACCTAACATGTGAAATGGATGCATAAGGATGTTGTGTTCTGCCTGGAATACAATCATAAAGTTGAAAGTACCAGATATTCCTAAAGGCATACCATCAGAGAAACTTCCTTGACCAATAGGGTAAATCAAGAAAACAGCAGTAGCAGCTGCAACAGGAGCTGAATATGCAACAGCAATCCAAGGGCGCATACCCAGACGGAAACTAAGTTCCCACTCACGACCCATATAACAAGCTACACCAAGTAAGAAGTGTAGAACAATTAGCTCATAAGGACCGCCATTGTATAACCATTCATCAACAGATGCAGCTTCCCAAATTGGGTAAAAATGCAATCCGATCGCCGCAGAAGTAGGAATAATAGCACCAGAGATAATATTGTTTCCATAAAGTAAAGAACCAGAAACAGGCTCACGAATACCATCAATATCTACTGGAGGAGCAGCGATGAAGGCGATAATAAATACGGAAGTTGCGGTCAATAAGGTAGGGATCATCAAAACACCGAACCATCCGATGTAAAGACGGTTTTCGGTGCTAGTTATCCAGTTGCAGAAGCGACCCCACAGGCTTGTACTTTCGCGTCTCTCTAAAATTGCAGTCATGGTAAGATCTTGGTTTATTCAAATTGCAAGGACTCCCAAGCACACGTATTAACTAAAAAGAAAATAGATAATAGAAGGCTTGTTATTTAACAGTATAATATAGCCTATATACTAATGTCAACCAAGCCAGCCTCAACGATTGGATTTCCATATAACTTCATTTACCAAATCCCAAAATTTTGGGAATGAAGTGAGTAAAAATCCAAAACTCAGATTACTCTTTTCTCTTTTGCATATGGGTTGCCCGGGACTCGAACCCGGAACTAGTCGGATGGAGTAGATAATTCTTCCTTGTTACAATAAAAAAAACCCCTCCCCAAATCGTGCTTGCATTTTTCATTGCACACGACTTTCCCTATGTAGAAATAGCCAATTTCTATTCCGAAGAGGAAGGCCACTAATTTTTTTATTTAATTAGTAAATTGATTCACCTACTATGGAACATTTCAGAATGTAAAATGTGCAAGTTTTATCTTGATATCGATCTTTTCTAGTTTATTAATTTTGTCTAATAATTAATTAAGAGTAAGAGGATTCACCAGGTCATTGATACGGATAATATCCAAATACCAAATACGCTCACTGTGTGATCCATTGAAAGAAAAGTGAGTTGTTTTGGTGAACATCAAACAAAAAACTTGCTCTTCTTCCGTAAAAAATTCTTCTAAAAATACCGAACCCAATCGTTGCATAAAAGTTCGTACCGTACTTTTATGTTTACGAGCTAAAGTTCTAGCACATGAAAGTCGAAGTATATATTTTAGTCGATACAAAATCCGTTTTTTCGAAGATCCACTATGATAATGAAAAAGATTTCTACATATCCGACCAAAACGATCAAGAATATCCCAATCTGATAAATCGGTCCAAACGGCTTTACTAATAGGATGCCCTGATCCAGTACAAAATTGAGCTTTTGATAAGGATCCAACGAGGCAAGTAGCAGGGACTGTGGTATCGAATTTTTTCATTCGAGTATCTATTAGAAAAGAATTCTCCAACATTTGATTCCTTACTAACAAAGTATTTATTGGTACACTTGGAAGGTACCCCAAGAAATCGAAGCAAGAGTTTGTTAATTGGTTTAGGCGAATCCTTTGTGGTTGAGTCCAAAAAGAGAAAAAATATTGCGAGAAATTGACAAGGTAAGATTTCCATTTCTTCTTTAAAAGAAGAGTTCCTTTTGATGCAAGAATTGCCTTTCCTTGATATCGAACATAATGTATAAGAGGATCCATAAAGAACCATATGGTTTTCCGAAAAAAACCTGGGTACATTACCCAAAAATGTTCCATCTTCCCAGAAAAGTGGATTCGTTCCAGAAAGGTTCCAGAAGAGGTTAATCGTAAGCAAGAAGATTGTTTACGAAGAAACAATAAGAAAAATTCATATTCTGATACATAAGAGTTATATAGGAATTGAAATAGTCTTTTATTTTCTTTTTTAAAAAGAAAAAAAGATTTCATTGAAGTAATAAGACTATTCCAATTCGAATAATAGTTGAGAAAGAATCGCAATAAATGCAAAGATGGAACATCTTGAATCCGGTATTCAAGGAGTTGAACCAGGATTTCTAAATGGATAGGATAGGGTATTTCTATATGTGATAGATAATGTAAATGCAAAAATTTGTCTTCTAAAAAAGGAAATATTGAATGAATAGATTGTAAATTTTGAAACTTTGGTATTTCTTTTTCTTCCGAACAAGATGGTTGCCCTAGCGAAAGTGGGATTTCTACAACGATCGCAAACCCCTCAGATAGAATCTGAGAATAAAACTCTAAAAAAAAATAATTGCTGTGATCCAACAATCGATCTTGGTTAGGCTGATTAACCAAATTAATCCAAAAATTCTGCTGATACATTCGAATAATTAAACGTTTCACAAGTAGTGAACTAAATTTCTTGTTATTACAACCAAAAATTTCCACAGGCTCGGCACCATTTAATCCATAATCATGGGCAAATGCATAAATATATTCCTGAAAGAGAAGTGGGTAGACGAAGTATTGTTGACGAGATTTCTGTTTTTCTGAATACCCTTCGAATTTTTTCATTTGTATTTCTACTTGTTGAATCAGAGAAAAAAAGCATTTCTCGGTTTATCAAATGATGATACATAGTGCAATATGGTCAGAACAAGGTGTTGCATAATACAAACCCTGGAAAGAAAGGGAGTCTAATCCATAGATCTTTTTCCGCTCCTTTTCTTTCTATCCAATTAGTTTATGTTTGTTCTAATTACAAAACAAACAAGAACTAATCTTTTATTTTTGCAGGCCAATCGCTCTTTTGACTTTGGAATACAGTCTCTTTATCAATATACTGTTTCTTTTACACATTCAATTCATAACATCCCTTTTCAATCCATAATCAAGAATAATTAGGATTTCTAAAAAAAAAGTAAAAGGTCCACTCATAGGAAAACCTAACCTTTCCCCGCATCAGGCACTAATATATTTTTAACGTCTAATTAGATCGGGGAATCCTTCCAATTAAGAAGTTAAGCTCGTTGCTTTTTATTTTATCAGAATTAGAGCCAGGCTCTATCCATTTATTCACTAGACCCATAAAATCGGAATTTTTTTTTGAAAAAAAAATTCCGATTTTATTACGACATGCTACTTTTTCCATTCATTACCTTTGAGGATCAGTCGTGGTCTTCTAGACTCTACCAAGAGTCTGGACGAATTTGTTGCTTCATCCAAATGTGTAAAAGATCATAGTCGCACTTAAAAGCCGAGTACTCTACCATTGAGTTAGCAACCCAGATAAAATAGGATCTCTTAGACACGATCGAAATCCAAAAATCGATGGAATTACACCGGACGCTCCTGTCAAAACATTGAATTAGCAAGACATCAAAAGAAAGATTTTATCACCCATTAAAAACACTCAAATACCAAAATGAACTGATCCCGTTAAATTTCACTAACGGTAAAAAAGGAGCGGTCCCAATCACAATGGCAAAATTGCATTTTTTTGGCAATCTCTTTAAATAAGGAAATCTTCTATGAGAATACATGCAAGGGGGGCAACCCTATCATTTGAGCGAAGTGTAGACAGAAATACCTAATATGGAGTGACGATAAAAAGACCCTGCTATCTACAAATTCTATTTGTTCAATAGACCTTTGTCAATGGAAATACAATGCAATTAGATACAAAAAGGAAATAAAATAAGGACTTTTGTTGGATTGGCACGACATAAATGCAGCAAAAAAAAATAGGACTAAGAAAGAGGCAAATTGTGTCTAAATAATTAATAGTAGCGACCCTCTCCTACTTTTT includes:
- the matK gene encoding maturase K, with translation MKKFEGYSEKQKSRQQYFVYPLLFQEYIYAFAHDYGLNGAEPVEIFGCNNKKFSSLLVKRLIIRMYQQNFWINLVNQPNQDRLLDHSNYFFLEFYSQILSEGFAIVVEIPLSLGQPSCSEEKEIPKFQNLQSIHSIFPFLEDKFLHLHYLSHIEIPYPIHLEILVQLLEYRIQDVPSLHLLRFFLNYYSNWNSLITSMKSFFLFKKENKRLFQFLYNSYVSEYEFFLLFLRKQSSCLRLTSSGTFLERIHFSGKMEHFWVMYPGFFRKTIWFFMDPLIHYVRYQGKAILASKGTLLLKKKWKSYLVNFSQYFFSFWTQPQRIRLNQLTNSCFDFLGYLPSVPINTLLVRNQMLENSFLIDTRMKKFDTTVPATCLVGSLSKAQFCTGSGHPISKAVWTDLSDWDILDRFGRICRNLFHYHSGSSKKRILYRLKYILRLSCARTLARKHKSTVRTFMQRLGSVFLEEFFTEEEQVFCLMFTKTTHFSFNGSHSERIWYLDIIRINDLVNPLTLN
- the psbA gene encoding photosystem II protein D1, producing the protein MTAILERRESTSLWGRFCNWITSTENRLYIGWFGVLMIPTLLTATSVFIIAFIAAPPVDIDGIREPVSGSLLYGNNIISGAIIPTSAAIGLHFYPIWEAASVDEWLYNGGPYELIVLHFLLGVACYMGREWELSFRLGMRPWIAVAYSAPVAAATAVFLIYPIGQGSFSDGMPLGISGTFNFMIVFQAEHNILMHPFHMLGVAGVFGGSLFSAMHGSLVTSSLIRETTENESANEGYKFGQEEETYNIVAAHGYFGRLIFQYASFNNSRSLHFFLAAWPVVGIWFTALGISTMAFNLNGFNFNQSVVDSQGRVINTWADIINRANLGMEVMHERNAHNFPLDLAALEVPSLNG